A region from the Melanotaenia boesemani isolate fMelBoe1 chromosome 11, fMelBoe1.pri, whole genome shotgun sequence genome encodes:
- the loxl2b gene encoding lysyl oxidase homolog 2b: protein MLATHDLPCCTIILLVVLKLAHAQLEHLGYPPGYPELEQEQYTPPVLPPDTPRIQLRLAGDKRKHNEGRVEVYYNNEWGTVCDDDFNIHAAQVVCRELGYLEAVSWSPSSKYGKGEGPIWFDNLQCTGKEKTLALCRSNGIGVSDCKHSEDVGVVCSDRRIPGFKFINTLPNHVESLDIHVEDVRIRAILSSYRKRIPVTEGYVEVKDGGKWKQICNAEWSEFNSRVICGMFGFPGERRYNARVYKMFARRRKPTYWDFSVNCTGNEAHLSGCKLGQAASMKSNGTCADGLPVVVSCVPGRAFAPTPMTGFRKAFRQEQPLVRLRGGAIVGEGRVEVLKNGEWGTICDDHWNLLSATVVCRELGFGTAKEALTGGRLGQGMGPVHMNEVQCSGFEKSITECFFNKETLGCSHEEDAAVRCNVPAMGFQERLRLRGGRNPYEGRVEVLVERNGSLVWGTVCSEGWGTMEAMVVCRQLGLGFASDAFQETWYWPGEVSADKVVMSGVRCSGTEMSLSHCLHHGEHLTCPKGGGRNAAGVSCSETAPDLVLNPQVVEETTYMEDRPMFMLQCAYEENCLSSTSSEVPANSYRRLLRFSSQIHNNGQSDFRPKAGRHEWVWHDCHRHYHSMEVFTTYDLFSLNGTKVAEGHKASFCLEDSECDEGIEKRYECANFGEQGITVGCWDTYRHDIDCQWVDISELKPGDYIFQININPNYEVPESDYTNNIMKCRCRYDGYRVWMYSCHNGGSLSSETEETFPGLLNNQVTHR from the exons ATGCTGGCCACGCACGACCTACCCTGCTGCACCATCATCCTGTTAGTTGTGTTAAAGCTGGCCCATGCCCAGCTTGAGCACCTTGGCTACCCGCCGGGCTACCCTGAACTGGAACAGGAACAGTACACCCCCCCAGTGCTGCCACCAGACACGCCCAGGATTCAGCTCCGACTGGCAGGAGACAAGAGGAAACACAATGAGGGCCGTGTGGAGGTTTACTATAACAACGAGTGGGGCACTGTCTGTGACGACGACTTCAACATCCACGCTGCTCAAGTGGTGTGCAGGGAACTGGGCTACCTGGAAGCCGTCTCGTGGTCACCATCATCAAAATATGGAAAAGGAGAAg GGCCCATCTGGTTTGACAATCTCCAGTGCACCGGCAAAGAGAAGACATTGGCCTTGTGTCGATCCAATGGGATCGGTGTTTCCGACTGCAAACACAGTGAAGATGTAGGCGTGGTGTGCAGTGACAGGAGGATCCCGGGATTTAAATTCATCAACACCCTGCCCAACCACGTGGAG AGCCTTGATATCCACGTGGAGGATGTGCGAATACGAGCCATCCTGTCGTCCTACCGAAAGCGCATCCCTGTAACAGAGGGCTACGTTGAGGTGAAAGACGGCGGTAAATGGAAGCAGATCTGTAACGCAGAGTGGAGCGAGTTTAACAGCAGAGTCATCTGCGGCATGTTTGGATTCCCCGGGGAGAGGAGGTACAACGCCAGAGTCTACAA GATGTTTGCCCGCAGGAGGAAGCCAACGTACTGGGACTTCTCTGTCAACTGCACTGGCAACGAGGCTCATTTGTCTGGCTGCAAACTGGGTCAGGCAGCGTCAATGAAGTCCAATGGGACCTGTGCTGACGGGCTGCCCGTGGTGGTGAGCTGCGTGCCTGGAAGAGCCTTCGCCCCAACGCCCATGACAGGATTTAGGAAGGCTTTCAGACAAGAG caaCCGTTGGTTCGTCTCCGTGGCGGCGCCATTGTGGGCGAGGGCCGAGTGGAGGTGTTGAAAAACGGAGAGTGGGGTACCATATGTGACGACCACTGGAACCTGCTCTCTGCCACCGTGGTGTGTCGAGAGCTGGGCTTTGGAACAGCAAAGGAAGCCCTGACTGGTGGTCGGCTCGGACAAG GTATGGGCCCGGTGCACATGAATGAGGTGCAGTGCTCAGGATTTGAGAAATCCATTACCGAGTGTTTCTTCAACAAGGAAACTCTGGGTTGCAGCCATGAGGAAGATGCAGCTGTCAGGTGTAATGTCCCAGCTATGGGCTTCCAAGAAAGG CTGCGTCTGAGAGGAGGTCGCAACCCCTACGAAGGCCGGGTGGAGGTGCTGGTGGAGAGAAATGGTTCTCTGGTGTGGGGGACTGTGTGCAGCGAGGGTTGGGGTACTATGGAGGCCATGGTGGTCTGCAGACAACTGGGACTGGGCTTTGCTAGTGATGCTTTCCAG GAGACGTGGTATTGGCCGGGAGAGGTAAGCGCCGACAAAGTGGTGATGAGTGGAGTTCGCTGCTCTGGAACTGAGATGTCTCTGTCCCACTGTCTGCACCACGGAGAACACCTCACCTGTCCCAAAGGAGGAGGACGCAATGCCGCTGGAGTCTCCTGCTCAGAGA CGGCCCCTGACCTGGTGTTGAACCCCCAGGTGGTAGAAGAGACCACCTACATGGAGGACCGGCCCATGTTCATGCTGCAATGTGCATACGAGGAGAACTGTCTGTCCTCCACCTCCAGTGAGGTGCCTGCCAACTCCTACCGCCGCCTGCTGCGTTTCTCCTCCCAGATCCATAATAATGGCCAGTCCGACTTCCGGCCTAAAGCCGGCAGGCATGAGTGGGTGTGGCACGACTGTCACAG GCATTACCACAGCATGGAGGTGTTCACCACCTATGACCTGTTCAGCCTAAATGGGACCAAAGTGGCAGAGGGACACAAAGCCAGTTTCTGTTTGGAGGACTCAGAGTGTGATGAAG GTATTGAAAAGAGGTATGAATGTGCTAACTTTGGAGAGCAAGGTATCACTGTTGGCTGTTGGGATACATACAGGCATGATATCGACTGCCAGTGGGTCGACATTAGTGAACTAAAACCTGGTGACTACATTTTCCAG ATTAACATTAATCCAAACTATGAAGTGCCAGAGTCAGACTACACTAATAACATCATGAAATGCAGATGTCGATATGATGGTTATCGTGTTTGGATGTACAGCTGCCATAACG GTGGCTCATTAAGCTCTGAAACAGAGGAGACATTCCCAGGCCTCCTCAACAACCAGGTGACCCACAGGTAA